In bacterium, the DNA window CACTTTCTAGTGCCATTAAAACTGCTCGCAGTATGGCATTGTTACCGTTCTGTGCAATTCACCACATTTAAAATGGATATCCATGAATAATCAGCAAATACGTACCGATATTAGAAATATTGCTATTATAGCACACGTTGACCATGGCAAGACTACGTTAGTTGATCAAATGCTTACTCAATCTGGCACAGCTGTTGAACATGCTGAGCGGGTCATGGACTCCGGTGATATTGAGCGTGAACGTGGTATTACTATTCTCGCTAAAAACACCTCCATCCAACTGCCAAATGGCAAGATCAACATTGTTGATACCCCAGGCCACATGGACTTTGGTGGAGAAGTTGAACGAACATTACAAATGGTTGAAGGCTTCTTGTTGCTTGTTGATGCGGCAGAAGGCCCACTTCCAGGCACTCGTTTTGTATTACAAAAAGCATTACAACTCAATTTGAAACCAATTGTTGTTATTAATAAAATCGATCGTAAAGATGCCGACATCGAAAGAACAGAAGCCCTCATTCACGATTTATTTTTAGATTTGGTAACACATGAAGACCAATTGGTATTCCCAATTGTTTACGGATCTTCACGTGGCGGCTACATGTCCACATCGCCAAACGTTACCAGCGGCACCATGCAACCATTGTTTGATGCTATTTTGGAACACATTCCGGCCCCAGTTGCAAAAGCAGAAACCTTACAATTGCTGATTACCAACTTGGACTATTCAGACTACATGGGCAGAATTGGTATTGGTAGAATCTTTAGCGGCACGCTAAGCGTTGGTCAGCAAATTATTATTTGCAAGGGCGAAAAAGCAAGTGCACCGATCAAAGTAACCAAAATTTACCTTTTCGAAGGCCTTGAACGTAAAGAAACACAAAGCGCACGCTTTGGTGATATCGTTGCGGTTACCGGCTTTGCGGAAGAATTAACCATCGGCTCGACCTTGTGCGACGTTGGTTTCCCAATCCCATTGCCATACATCGACATCGATGAACCCACCTTGTCCATTTACGTTTCCGTAAACGATTCTCCGTTTGCCGGCAGAGAAGGCAGCTTGCTGACCTCGCGTCAAATTTGGGACCGCCTGGAAAAAGAAATTAAAACAAACCTTGCGTTGCGTATTGAACAAACTGAAAACGGCGACACGTTCAAAGTGTCCGGTCGTGGCCAGCTTCATCTTGGTATCTTGATTGAAGAAATGCGTCGCGAAGGATTTGAATTGCAAGTTTCAGCACCTGAGGTTATTTATAAGACCGTTAATGGTGCTCGTCACGAACCATTCGAATTGTTAACGTTGGACGTTGAAGAAGAACACCAAGGCGTACTCATGGAAAACATTGGGAAGCGTAAAGGTCTCATGGAAAACATGACCCATTACGGCACGAACAAAGTTAAACTTGAGTTCAAAATTCCTGCTCGAACCTTGATTGGTTTCCGTAGTGAATTTGTGACCGACACGCGCGGTACCGGCTTGATGAGCCACCGTTTCCACAGCTACGGGCCTTATGCTGGCGACCTTGATCGTCGTTCAAAAGGCGCTATGATTTCTATGGAAGGCGGCAAAATTACCGCGTACGCGCTTGATGGCTTGCAACCTCGTGGGATTCTGTTTGTTAAACCAACTCAAGAATGCTATGAAGGCATGATTGTTGGTGAACACAGCCGCGATAATGACCTTGACGTTAACCCAACCAAAGGTAAGAAATTGACCAACATGCGTGCTTCAGGCACTGATGATGCGGTTAAACTTGCCCCACCAAAAGTCATGATACTGGAAACAGCACTTGACTGGATTAACGACGATGAACTTATCGAAGTTACGCCGCAATCAATTCGCTTGAGAAAGCGTTATTTGAAAGCAGGCGAACGTAAACGTAAGTAAGTTTCGTGTTTATAGACTGACAAAAATTAGGGCCCACAAGTTCTTGGAACTTGTGGGCCCTAATTTTTGTCAACACTCATTCAAAAAACAGTTTTATTGATCAAAAATATTTTTAATGATACGTTCTTAGTAGCCTGACAGGTAATTATTGTGAAACTCGTGGAGATTCGACATGATACCAACAATCGAAAACTATCAAGACAAATTACTTGAAATCATCAACAAGCATCTTTCCGAATGCTCAGTATACCTTTTTGGCTCTCGAGCACGCAATACTCATCGAGAGGGTGCCGATATTGATTTGGCGCTTGATTGTGGGAAAAAACTCGATATTTCTACTTTATTCAAAATTAAATCTGATATTGAAGATTCAACCATTCCTATTTTTGTAGATCTCGTAGATCTGCAAGACGCCTCTCCAGATCTAAAAAACGAAATTATGAATGACAGAATTTTATGGCAAAAATAGAAGTAAAACATAAATATCTTTGCAAGGCCTTAGCTACCTTGGAAAATGCTATTGTAAACTTAGAAAAAGTAAAAAAAACAGCACCAAAAGAATACGCCGCCGATCTCGTACATGATCTCGAACTTCATATACGAGATTCCATGATCCAGCGCTTTGAATACACCATAGAAAATCTTTGGAAATATTTAAAAGATTACAGCTATGAAAAATTTAGAGTTGTACACGAAATTCAAGCATCAAGACCAATTATTCGCACATGTTGCCAAGCAATGATTATTTCTGAGCAAGAAGCAAGTCTTCTCATTGAAATGATTGATTATCGCAATGAGACCTCCCATCGCTACAAGGAAGAAGTTGCCGAAATTCTAAGCACCAAGATTGCACACTATTATCCAGCTATTGAAAAAATCGTTCGGCGCCTGAAACCATAAAGAACGAATTTTATCTAACGTAAACTTAAGTAAGCTTCGTACACAAGTCCTGATAATTAAAATGGCCCACAAGTTCTTAGAATTTGTGGGCCATAATTTTTTTATAAGAAATAAAGATATTTAAATCTATAGTCGTCTGCTTAACAAAGACAAAATTAAAACATTGCACACAAGCCCAGCGCCAAGCGAAGCGCCAGAGCTTATCAGCCATGAATGGCCGTTTGCCATCAACACACCGGCAATCAAAAATGCCAAAGCAGTTGAAATAATCGTTGGAAACGTAAGCTCAAATTGTGCACGCACCACATCAAGATGATACGCACCCGCACTTGTTGAAGACATTAGCATCGTGTCAGAAATCGGCGAAACGTGGTTGCCCACCACCGCGCCAGAAATGATTGCGCCAATCAACGGATACAAAATAGGCAAAGCCGCAACATCAATCGCCCCATGCACCGACGAAAAACTCGTTATCATAGGAACTGCAATCGGTACCAAAATGCCAATGCTACCCCAGGCCGAACCCATCGTTGAAGCAGTCAAAACAGCGGTAACAAAAAACATGACCGGTAAAAACGCAAGCGGTAAGTGGCCAATTAAAACATTCGCCAAATACGTGCCAATCGCCAAATCATTGATCATTAACTTACTTAATGTCCAAATTAAAATTAAAACAAAAACCGCTTGCCCCATCAATTTGATTCCGTCAACAAAAAGGCCGGGGATCTCGCGCAAATAAAATTTGCCTTCAATGAGGTAGAGCACCAAGCTGGCAATCAATGCAGCGACCGCACCCACAAATAAGGCCGGCGCTATTTTGGTTTGCTGCAAGGCCTCAATTAATGAGTTACTGCCACCCATGGCACTATAATTACCAAAATAAAGAATCCCAACAACAACGGCACCAAAGAGAACGCCAATGGGTAACATAAAATCAATGACAGAGCTTTTTTTCATTGAGTCATGATCAAGATTTCTCACGCGACGCGTAACTGGAATTTTTCCACCAAAAAGATTGCCACTTTCAAGCGCTATGTTTTCATGCAATCTGACCAAGCCAAAAGACAAACGACTACTCACCATAAAAAACACAGATGCAACCAAAATGAATGAATAAAAATAAAGGGAATGACGTGCGTATAAATAAAAAATGGATCACCAACCACTAAAACATCAGATGCACCTGCTGCTGCAACACCAGACGTACGCAGCTGCATGGTAATCTCTGCAACCCAACTTGAAACCGGCACGATAACCACCAACGGCACCGCCATCGAATTAACCAGTACCGCCAATTTGACGCGCGGAATACTGAAGCGGTCGGTAATGGCCTGCATTACCGATCCAACCGTTAAACAACTAAAATAATCATCAACAAAGAAAAAGAGTGACAGAACTAACGATGACCACTCGGCATGCTTTGGGCTTTTGAGACGCTTGCTCACCGCATCAGCGTAGGCGTACGCGCCACCTGATGCATTAATGACAACAATCAAAATGCCCAAAATTAATAAAAACAACACGATAAAAAGATTCCACGTTGCCCAAAATGATTGCCATGAGGTAATGGTCCCCAACTCGGTTCGCGCCCAAATACGAGCGAGAAGTTGCGGCACCGCTTTCGTTATGGAAAAATCATTAACAATTAACAACGCGGTCAAAATACCAGACAACAGCGAAAATATTACACGCTGCGTCGTTGCTGCCAAGAAAACCACTATCAACGGTGGTAATAAAACAAGCCATGAGTTCTGCACACAATTCCTTTATCTTTTTAATTTTCGACCATAACAACGTTATCAACAGGATCAATATAGCCATCAGCTTCAAGTGTTTCCATAAATGCTGCGAGAACTATGGCACTGATGCCAACAGTTGAACTACATTGAGTCAAATCCGCTACCGTACGATCAAAAGCAGGCTTCCAATAGTTTGCAGGGCAAGCTTGGTATGGCCAACGCTTCTCGTTATCGTAAATAGCATCTGCTATAAATTTTTTTACCGCAGATTCAACCTGAAGCACTTCAACTTTATCACCAAGATTCATTTCTACAAGTTTATCCAAAAATGCATCGCTTTCTGAAGGAAAAAGTGCAAGTAATTCTTTCACAAACCGCCAACCATAAGAGCAGTCAATTACTTCAGCAATTTCGTCCCAATACTTACTAACATCCCGAACTTCCCAATAATGTTTAAAAAACTGAGCAATAAGCGTTGTCGTAGCATCTTCAAAACTTTCCCTCGTAAATTTTCTTTTTTGCGAAGGAGATTTTATCCCACAAGACATTTTCAGAGCTTGAGAAAAAGATTTACTTTGTTTTTCATCAAAGTTCCCACGAAGACTCAATACACCAGAAATAAAAAGTTCAGCCAGATTTTGAATGTCAGCATTGGTATGTTTAAATTGAAAGCCTACTTTATAGTGACTATCAAACAGCTCATTTAGCTTATCTATATTGCCCGGCGTAAAAACTTCTTTTGCTAATTTTTCACGGACCTCATGACTAATTCCAACGGCTTGAGAGGCACAGACTCTTGCAATTCTTTGCTGTTCAAAATTTGCCATCAAATTGGATAGCCCAACTTCACAAAACATTGTAAAAACCAAGAAGCTCATTACTCTCTTCATTCTTCTCTCTCCCATAAAAAACACACTCAATTAACGGCTACGTACAAACTATCTCTCAACTATTTTTTAATAAAAAAATTATTTCGAAAAACGCATGAATATTTTATCAGAAAACTTTAAATTTTTGTAAATATTTTGTATACCTTTATTCACTCTTCAAAAAATTATAATTAGGGATTTTGTGGCAACTGCAATTAAACGATTAATATTTGACTGTATTAATCAAGAACATCGTTGGAAGATAACGCTTTTACAAAAGTGGGAAGATATCATTGGTCCCATGAAACAAAACGTTACACTTGAATCTATCACCAACGATTGTATTTATCTTGGCGTCACTCATCCCGCATGGGCTCAAGAGCTCATGATGCTGGCTCCAATGCTCAAAAGAAAAATTAATACGGTCTTACAAGAAGAGCGTGTTAAAGAAATTCGCTTCCGCATTTTAAAAACAAAAAAGCCGGACCCAACAAAAAAAAACCATCAGGACAACAACTCCTTGCAAGAAGATGATCCAAAGCGATACGCTTTGAATAATGATGAATATGAGCACCTTGAAAAAGTTGAAGATAACGAACTACGCGCATCATTACAAAAATTTCTTATTCATTGCAAAAAAACAAAGAGGAGTTAATTATGAAGTGCTTAAGCACCTTCTTAGTTTTGATACTTGTTTTGGGAATTGAGTCATCAGCCAAATCATCAATTCAATTGAGTAAAGACACAACCAGTGGCAAGGCAGACCAATACGCACAATTTTTAGCCGCCAATTATCAGTACGGCAAAGGCAATGTTCAAAAAGCCTTGCAGAGCTTTCGTGCTCTTTTAGCAAAAAAACATTCGCCCTTCGTTTACGATTCATTCATACAACTATTGGCAGATACCGGTCAATTTGACGTCATAAAAAAACTCTACGCAACCAAAGGCAAAGAGTTCAAAGAACTTTTTAAAGATCAACACGAACATGATTTAATTCTTGCCCAAACGTACGCATTTACCGGCCAAGAAGACAAAGCAGAAGATCTATTTCAAAAGCTGCTCAAAAAATTTCCCGACAATCCACAAATCGCTTACTTTACCGCGATGTCGTACATCAAAAAAAATAATATCCCCAAAGCGCTCGAATTTCTTGAACAATGCATCAAAAATCCGCAACTTGCACAAAAACATTTTCTCTTTCTCTTTTTGCAATCAAAAATTTATTTGGATCAAAAAAAATATACCGAAGCCCTGCGCACCATCGAAGCAAGTATAAAAATGTTTCCTCAATTTGATCGCGGTTGGCTGGTCAAAGCGATGCTGATGGAACAACTGGGCAACACGAAAGAAGCAATCAAAGGCTATAAACATTTTCTCGATTTGACAGGCGGCGACGAACAAATAGAAAAACAACTTGTTCAGCTCCTTTTTGTTGAAGAAAAATTTGATGAAGCTGCGTTGTACATGAGCCGCATCAAAAATGATACCCCGCGCCACCATTTTGATCTTGCACTCTTAAATTTTAGAGCAAAAAAATATGAAGAAGCACTCAAAGCCATCAACAACGTTGGCTAAAGAAGCTGGCTTTAAACAAGCACAATTGCTTAAAGTAGAAATTTTACTGGCTAATGCCAAACCAAAAGATGCCGTTTCCTTCATGGCCGGCCTGGTCGCCAACGACCCAATGAGCCAAACAACGCTGCACACATTTTTATTGCTACGCAAAACAAATGTACCGGTCTCGCTTCTGGCTGATGCCTTACAAGAGCTGGTCTGCAAAATCCTGAAAATCTGCGATTAACATCAGCTCTGGCCGACCTTCATTTAGAAGCTGGACAAAAAGAGCAAGCGCTCCACGCGTACGAAAAAGTTTATAAGCTAGCGCAACACAACCAATTTAAATCACAAGTATTGTTCCAAATTGGCTACGTCCATTTTATGAACAAAAATGCCGATAGCGCACGCGAAAAACTTTTGCAAGCAATCCAACATGAACCGGCTTACCCTTCAGCCTACAACCTCCTTGCCTATCTTTACGCCGACCAAGGCACCAAGCTTGAGCAAGCATTGGTTTTCGCGAATAAAGCACTTGAAAAAACACCCCAGCGCCATGACTATTTAGATACCAAAGGATATGTTTTGTTGAAGCTTGGAAAAAACCAAGAAGCGACAGCCGTGTTTAAAAAGGCACTCGAACTGGCACCCAACGACAGTATTATTGAACAACATTTAAAACAAGCAAAGTATGACATCAAATAAAAGACCAACCATCGTTCTTGTTGGCGGCGGCTCTGGCGGCCATGTTATTCCCTGCCTCGTGCTTGGTAAGCGCTGGCTTGCACAATGCCCAGACGGCAACGTTGTGCTCATAACCGACGTTACGCGCCAGCGGCAATGGTTTAACGATGCGCTGAGCGACATGCCGACCACCAATTTTTCGACTAGTTTTTTATCACTGGCAAAACGCTCTGGCGGTCGTATTAAGCAAATGGTTATGCTGCCGCTCATGGCCGGGCAGTTGATAGCGGCGGTTGTAAAAAGTTTTTTTGTATTGCGCAAACTTAAACCGGAAAAAATTATTTCTACTGGCGGCTTTGTTTCGCTGCCGGTTTGTGTTGCGGCCTGGCTGCAAAGCTACCCAATCGAGTTGTATGAGTTGAATGCCGAGCCCGGCTTGGCGGTCATGTTTCTTGCACGTTTTGCTACAACCATCATGCTGCCGTTTTCCATTACACACCCAAAGCTACCGGCAAGAAAATGCACAACGTACGATTATCCTCTGCGCTACAGTACGGCAGACCGCGATGATAGTAGTTTTAATAAACATGAATTTTTACAAACCATTGGCTTTGCTACCAACCGCACCACGTTGTTAATTTTGGGCGGCTCGCAAGGTTCGGTTTCGCTCAATAAAACACTCAAAGATTTTTTTGTTACGATGCATGATGCGTCACAAAAAGTGCAAGTGATTCATCAGACGGGCGAGTACGATGCTGCCGGCTGGCAGGAGTTTTATCGTGCACGTAACATTCCCGCTCACACGTTTGCGTACCAACAAAGTCTTAAAAATTTTTATCGCGCGGCTGATTTAGTAATCACGCGCGCTGGCGCTGGCACACTTTTTGAATTATTATTTTTTGGCAAGCACAGCATTGTGGTCCCGCTCATCACTAAAACAACGGCCCACCAACGAGAGAATGCGCTTGGTATCGCGCGTTTAAAACCTGAATTATTTACGGTTGTTCATGAATTGGCAGAGGTGCCAAAGACGCTTCAGTCCAAACTGATGGCGTAGGGCTCTAATTGCCCAGCTTGTGCATAAACACGCTTTCCGCGTTTCTTAATGACGTAGCTCAGCGTAGAAGAATCTTGTGAATATTCGGCAAACTCTTCTGGGGTGTATACCAAAATATTTTTAGCAACATCAACACCAATCAGCGCTTTATGCCCCTCAGCCATCAAAGCATAACGCTGTTGAAGATTGGCATTTTCAACAATCACTAAAATGCTCACGTCAATTGTATAATCGTCGTTTTCAGGTTCAAGAAGATAGATAGCACGCGGATTATATGTTTTTACGAGACGCTTGTTTATCTCGTTGATCGTGCTTTGGTCTAATGGCTTGAGGTCCATGATCTGAATTTCTTACTTTTTTAAATCACGATAAAAATTTTCATGCGATCCAAGAGCAACTAATAACAAGCGTACTTCATTTTCATAAAATTCGTACGCCAACAACATCAGCTGATTAACCATTCTGAATTTATAAACTTGGAGACCATCCAAATCACCCTTTTTCATTTCACCAACCAAAGGGTTTGCTAAAATCGTACTGACAGCAACATCCAAATCTTTTTTTTGATTCTTGTGCAACTTTTTTACCTGCCGAGAAAAAGTTGGTGTTTGTACAATCTTAAGCATTATTTTTTGTCAAAAAGATATGGTTCTAAATCTTCTGATTTTGCTTCTTGCTGAGCTATGAGAATATTTTTAATAAACTCATACGTTAAATCGGGATTCTCTTCAGCAATTTTGCCAATCTTTGCCCAATGCTCAATCTGACCCGCCACCGAACGATTTAAAGCCTTTGAAATTTTCTTGGCTTTAGAAACAATACTTTCTGACAATTTAACTGCAGTTGCCATGACTTCCTCCTCAAATTTATTGATAACAAGCTCTTATTTGGAGCATATCACAAACGGAAACCTTTTGCAACTAATTTCAACCAAAGGGTGCTATTTGCTTACTTTGAAGCCATTCCGAACCATAGAAAAGGGGCCAGCCGCAAACCGCGATCAGCCCATTTCTAAAACTATTTTTAATGCGAACTGAGCGCTACTTCAACCCAATTCATTGCGTCAGCGTCAAGTAAAAAATCAATATGAATATTTTTCATCAATTCTTCTGCTGGCGATGCGGCAGCTTTTGCTGGCAACTGAACCTGTTGCCGCGCCATATCGTGCCACAGCATGGTTCCTAAAACTAAATCTGGCGATGTGCCAACACACTGTTCGGCCAAAAGACCGCGCCATGCCTGCGCCACTTTTTTGCCGGCAGCACCGTGCGGATCGGCACCAAGATTTTTCTTAATCTCTTGGTACAAACTTTCCCAACGGCCAAGCCAATAAAACAGCAGCGCTCGTTGGAACCACAGATTACCTTCTCTGGTCAACGCCAAATCAGAAATATTGCCCACCTGGATGCTGCGTATGATATCAGCATTCAACTTGCGTAGTTGCGCAAGCGTGTCTTTGATTTTTTTATTAATATCAATCAATTGCAAAATAATCTCTTGCGCTTGCGCACTTTCAGGTTTGCCAAATTTCATCTCATTGATTTGCTCAATTAACTTTTCGTATAACTCAAATTCTTTGGGATGCTGCTTGCGAATCTCAATCCAATCTGCTAATTGATTCTTATTAAGATTCTTTCCAGCCCATGTTTTCTTTATTGCTTCGCTCATACGATACCTTTCGATTAATGAAATTAAATCATTCCAATCGGGAATGCCTGATGGTCCAAGACGAGCAATGACCGTTTCTAAAGCCTCATGTGCCTGACTCAACTGCGCCGCTTGTTCTTTGAGCATCTCTTGCTGCGCATGCAAATGTTGCCGAATCCCGAGCTTTTGTTGCAGCATGGTTTTAATCTGATTCAAATCAAAACCAAAAAACTTGAGTGCCAAAATTTGCTGCAACGTTGCCAAGTCTTGCTCATTGTACCAGCGGTACCCATTGGCCGAGCGCGCTGACGGTTTGAGCAGACCCATTTTATCGTAGTACCGCAACATGCGGACCGATATGTCCGTCAGATCGCTCATTTCTTTAATACGCCATTGTGCCATCATTGTTCCCTTCTAAACCGATCATAAAGTATGACATCGTGTCAGAGTCAACAGGAAAAAAGCTCTTTTTAACTTTTAAAAAAGCACATAAATTAGCTAACATGCAATTTATGATGCTTTTCCATAGGCCTCTCGCTACAATTTAGAAGGACCTACATCGCCTTCTTCGGTTAATATAATAATATCTTCTTCAATATCATTTCCACTCTAGCCTTGCTCTTCAAGCTGTTTTTTGCCAGCTGCCTGAAGTATTTCCACACAAGCAACATGACCTTTCAATTCAGCAAATTGCAAAGGTACTTGGCCATCATTATTCGCAAGAGTAACATCGGCACCATGTTGCATTAGCTCTAAAATACATTCAATATGACCTTTTGCTGCTGCATGATGCAAAGGTGTATTGCCGTAGCAGTCTTGCACATTGACATTAGTAAGCGGTCTTTTAAGAAGCTCTTCCAAGCAAATAATATAGCCCTTGCGAGCGACCATATGAAGCAGCGTACCCTGATCGCACTCTAGAACATCGGCATCAGCACCATGAACTAAAAGTACTCTCACACACTCAGCCTCGCCATTAATAACAGCCAGGGACAAAGCTGTATCATCATCCACGTTCTTAGCATCAACATTAATCCCAGGAATTTGTAGATGCTTCTTAACGCTTTTCAAATCACCCCGCCAAGCAGCATCGATTAGATCCAACTCAGCCTCTGACGCTTTTTCAGCCGCTGGCATAGCATTGGTTGCACAAGCTAACGCAAGTAAAAATGATCCTAAAAATTTTTTCTTCATCACACAATCCTTCTCCTTACAATCAGCCTCTTTTGAAACTCACAAAAAAACATTACTCATCTTTTTCGTCGCAAAATTTCAACAAATCACCCGGCTGACAGCTCAGTTCTTTGCAAAGTCGCTCCAGCGTTGCAAAACGAATCGCTTTCGCTTTTCCCATTTTTAAAATAGAAAGATTCGCTTCCGTAATGCCAACGCGCTCGGCCAATTCATTTAATCTCATTTTGCGCTCTACCAATAATGCATCAAGTTTCACTATAATACTCATAAAAAACCTCAAACCGTAAGATCTTGTTCAGATTTCAATTGGTACGCTTCA includes these proteins:
- a CDS encoding MerR family DNA-binding transcriptional regulator, which translates into the protein MAQWRIKEMSDLTDISVRMLRYYDKMGLLKPSARSANGYRWYNEQDLATLQQILALKFFGFDLNQIKTMLQQKLGIRQHLHAQQEMLKEQAAQLSQAHEALETVIARLGPSGIPDWNDLISLIERYRMSEAIKKTWAGKNLNKNQLADWIEIRKQHPKEFELYEKLIEQINEMKFGKPESAQAQEIILQLIDINKKIKDTLAQLRKLNADIIRSIQVGNISDLALTREGNLWFQRALLFYWLGRWESLYQEIKKNLGADPHGAAGKKVAQAWRGLLAEQCVGTSPDLVLGTMLWHDMARQQVQLPAKAAASPAEELMKNIHIDFLLDADAMNWVEVALSSH
- the typA gene encoding translational GTPase TypA, translated to MRTDIRNIAIIAHVDHGKTTLVDQMLTQSGTAVEHAERVMDSGDIERERGITILAKNTSIQLPNGKINIVDTPGHMDFGGEVERTLQMVEGFLLLVDAAEGPLPGTRFVLQKALQLNLKPIVVINKIDRKDADIERTEALIHDLFLDLVTHEDQLVFPIVYGSSRGGYMSTSPNVTSGTMQPLFDAILEHIPAPVAKAETLQLLITNLDYSDYMGRIGIGRIFSGTLSVGQQIIICKGEKASAPIKVTKIYLFEGLERKETQSARFGDIVAVTGFAEELTIGSTLCDVGFPIPLPYIDIDEPTLSIYVSVNDSPFAGREGSLLTSRQIWDRLEKEIKTNLALRIEQTENGDTFKVSGRGQLHLGILIEEMRREGFELQVSAPEVIYKTVNGARHEPFELLTLDVEEEHQGVLMENIGKRKGLMENMTHYGTNKVKLEFKIPARTLIGFRSEFVTDTRGTGLMSHRFHSYGPYAGDLDRRSKGAMISMEGGKITAYALDGLQPRGILFVKPTQECYEGMIVGEHSRDNDLDVNPTKGKKLTNMRASGTDDAVKLAPPKVMILETALDWINDDELIEVTPQSIRLRKRYLKAGERKRK
- a CDS encoding nucleotidyltransferase substrate binding protein; the protein is MAKIEVKHKYLCKALATLENAIVNLEKVKKTAPKEYAADLVHDLELHIRDSMIQRFEYTIENLWKYLKDYSYEKFRVVHEIQASRPIIRTCCQAMIISEQEASLLIEMIDYRNETSHRYKEEVAEILSTKIAHYYPAIEKIVRRLKP
- a CDS encoding DUF3808 domain-containing protein, encoding MKCLSTFLVLILVLGIESSAKSSIQLSKDTTSGKADQYAQFLAANYQYGKGNVQKALQSFRALLAKKHSPFVYDSFIQLLADTGQFDVIKKLYATKGKEFKELFKDQHEHDLILAQTYAFTGQEDKAEDLFQKLLKKFPDNPQIAYFTAMSYIKKNNIPKALEFLEQCIKNPQLAQKHFLFLFLQSKIYLDQKKYTEALRTIEASIKMFPQFDRGWLVKAMLMEQLGNTKEAIKGYKHFLDLTGGDEQIEKQLVQLLFVEEKFDEAALYMSRIKNDTPRHHFDLALLNFRAKKYEEALKAINNVG
- a CDS encoding nucleotidyltransferase domain-containing protein translates to MIPTIENYQDKLLEIINKHLSECSVYLFGSRARNTHREGADIDLALDCGKKLDISTLFKIKSDIEDSTIPIFVDLVDLQDASPDLKNEIMNDRILWQK
- a CDS encoding helix-turn-helix transcriptional regulator; this translates as MSIIVKLDALLVERKMRLNELAERVGITEANLSILKMGKAKAIRFATLERLCKELSCQPGDLLKFCDEKDE
- a CDS encoding UDP-N-acetylglucosamine--N-acetylmuramyl-(pentapeptide) pyrophosphoryl-undecaprenol N-acetylglucosamine transferase yields the protein MTSNKRPTIVLVGGGSGGHVIPCLVLGKRWLAQCPDGNVVLITDVTRQRQWFNDALSDMPTTNFSTSFLSLAKRSGGRIKQMVMLPLMAGQLIAAVVKSFFVLRKLKPEKIISTGGFVSLPVCVAAWLQSYPIELYELNAEPGLAVMFLARFATTIMLPFSITHPKLPARKCTTYDYPLRYSTADRDDSSFNKHEFLQTIGFATNRTTLLILGGSQGSVSLNKTLKDFFVTMHDASQKVQVIHQTGEYDAAGWQEFYRARNIPAHTFAYQQSLKNFYRAADLVITRAGAGTLFELLFFGKHSIVVPLITKTTAHQRENALGIARLKPELFTVVHELAEVPKTLQSKLMA
- a CDS encoding ParD-like family protein, whose product is MATAVKLSESIVSKAKKISKALNRSVAGQIEHWAKIGKIAEENPDLTYEFIKNILIAQQEAKSEDLEPYLFDKK
- a CDS encoding DUF721 domain-containing protein yields the protein MATAIKRLIFDCINQEHRWKITLLQKWEDIIGPMKQNVTLESITNDCIYLGVTHPAWAQELMMLAPMLKRKINTVLQEERVKEIRFRILKTKKPDPTKKNHQDNNSLQEDDPKRYALNNDEYEHLEKVEDNELRASLQKFLIHCKKTKRS
- a CDS encoding ankyrin repeat domain-containing protein, translating into MKKKFLGSFLLALACATNAMPAAEKASEAELDLIDAAWRGDLKSVKKHLQIPGINVDAKNVDDDTALSLAVINGEAECVRVLLVHGADADVLECDQGTLLHMVARKGYIICLEELLKRPLTNVNVQDCYGNTPLHHAAAKGHIECILELMQHGADVTLANNDGQVPLQFAELKGHVACVEILQAAGKKQLEEQG
- a CDS encoding type II toxin-antitoxin system RelE/ParE family toxin, whose product is MLKIVQTPTFSRQVKKLHKNQKKDLDVAVSTILANPLVGEMKKGDLDGLQVYKFRMVNQLMLLAYEFYENEVRLLLVALGSHENFYRDLKK